A single genomic interval of Megalobrama amblycephala isolate DHTTF-2021 linkage group LG17, ASM1881202v1, whole genome shotgun sequence harbors:
- the LOC125250013 gene encoding tripartite motif-containing protein 16-like, producing the protein MAETRISVAEDQFSCSVCLDLLKDPVTIPCGHSYCMSCITDCWNQDDQTRVYTCPQCRQIFTPRPAVNKNVMLAEMVENLEKKKVKTARSALSYAGPGDVGCDFCPGRKRKAVKSCLECLNSYCQHHFKCHAKSPLKKRHKVTDATGRLQEMICPQHSRLLEVFCRTDQRCICLMCTMDEHKNHDTVSAEAERTEKQKQVAETVILLQKRIPERQTKLQELRESVQTHRHSAYATVEDSERIFTELIRSIVRSRSEVTQIIRDLEKAEVSRAEEDLNHLDQEIDDLRRREAELEQLSHTDNHIHFLQSFQSFSVPPASTDDAVRSGLSYDDVRSSVSELSSKLENFCKEKIKNLSDKVQYIQSCLTTEPTTREGFLHYSHQFTLDSESVHKSLCLSEGNRVATRTATVQLYPDHPDRFDAWPQVLCRESVCGRCYWEVEWSGTCGVGMSVSYKTISKKGGGNECKFGCNDQSWRLFLCPSLYIISHNNIKSGVPVISRCSRIGVYVDHSAGILSFYSVSDTMTLIHRFQTTFTQPLYPGFVVNPDTSVKLCHLEV; encoded by the exons ATGGCAGAAACCCGTATTTCAGTAGCCGAAGATCAGTTCAGCTGTTCAGTCTGTCTGGATCTACTAAAGGATCCAGTGACCATcccctgtggacacagttactgcaTGAGCTGCATTACAGACTGCTGGAATCAAGATGATCAGACGAGAGTTTACACCTgccctcagtgcagacagaTCTTCACTCCAAGACCTGCTGTAAACAAAAATGTGATGCTGGCTGAAATGGTGGAAAATCTGGAGAAGAAAAAGGTCAAAACAGCTCGATCTGCTCTCAGTTATGCTGGACCTGGAGATGTGGGGTGTGACTTCTGTCCTGGAAGGAAACGCAAAGCTGTGAAGTCCTGTCTGGAGTGCCTGAACTCTTACTGTCAACATCACTTTAAGTGTCATGCAAAATCTCCTTTAAAGAAACGACACAAAGTGACTGAtgccactggacgactgcaggagatgatctgcccTCAACACAGCAGACTGCTGGAGGTTTTTTGTCGTACTGACCAGCGATGTATTTGTTTGATGTGTACGATGGATGAACACAAAAATCATGATACTGTTTCAGCTGAAGCagagaggacagagaaacag AAACAGGTTGCAGAGACAGTAATATTACTACAGAAGAGAATTCCAGAGCGGCAAACAAAGCTCCAGGAGCTGAGAGAATCTGTTCAGACTCACAGG CATTCTGCTTATGCGACAGTtgaggacagtgagaggatctttACTGAACTGATCCGCTCCATTGTGAGAAGCCGATCTGAGGTGACACAGATAATCAGAGATCTGGAAAAAGCTGaagtgagtcgagctgaagaAGACTTGAATCACCTGGACCAGGAGATTgatgatctgaggaggagagaagcagagctggagcagctttcacacacagacaatcacatccatttcctacag AGTTTCCAGTCTTTTTCTGTCCCTCCTGCATCTACAGATGACGCTGTCCGTTCTGGCTTGTCTTATGATGACGTGAGAAGCTCTGTCTCAGAGTTGAGCAGTAAACTTGAGAATTTCTGCAAAGAGAAGATAAAAAATTTATCTGATAAAG TTCAGTACATTCAATCCTGCCTCACCACTGAACCCACAACAAGGGAAGGCTTCTTACATT attcccatcagtTTACTCTGGATTCAGAGTCAGTGCATAAAAGCCTCTGTCTGTCTGAGGGGAACAGAGTGGCTACTCGCACTGCAACAGTCCAACTGTATCCTGATCATCCGGACAGATTTGATGCTTGgcctcaggtgttgtgtagagagagtgtgtgtggacgctgttactgggaggtgGAGTGGAGCGGGACGTGTGGTGTGGGAAtgtcagtgtcatataagactATCAGCAAGAAGGGTGGGGGGAATGAGTGTAAATTTGGAtgtaatgatcagtcctggagatTGTTTCTCTGTCCCTCTTTGTACATAATTAGTCACAATAACATTAAATCTGGAGTCCCTGTAATCTCCAGATGTtctagaataggagtgtatgtggatcacagtgcaggaattctgtccttctacagcgtctctgacacaATGACCCTCATTCACAGattccagaccacattcactcaaccgctctatccgGGGTTTGTTGTAAATCCGGACacatcagtgaaactgtgtcaTCTAGAAGTGTAG